The following proteins are co-located in the Equus caballus isolate H_3958 breed thoroughbred chromosome 15, TB-T2T, whole genome shotgun sequence genome:
- the SPR gene encoding sepiapterin reductase, which translates to MEPGGGMEGGLGRAVCVLTGASRGFGRALAPLLARLLSPSSVLVISARNDEALRQLEAELGAARPGLRVVRVPADLGAEAGLQQLLGTLRELPRPEGLQRVLLINNVGSLGDVSKGFVDLADSTEMNNYWALNLTSMLCLTSGILKAFPDSPGLSRTVVNISSLCALQPFKGWTLYCAGKAARNMMFRVLAAEEPTVRVLSYAPGPLDTDMQQLARETSMDPELRKRLQELKTKGELVDCRLSAQKLLSLLQKDVFKSGAHVDFYDK; encoded by the exons ATGGAGCCAGGCGGTGGCATGGAGGGCGGCCTGGGGCGCGCCGTGTGCGTGCTCACTGGGGCCTCCCGCGGCTTCGGCCGGGCGCTGGCCCCGCTCCTGGCCCGGCTGCTGTCGCCCAGCTCCGTGCTGGTGATAAGCGCCCGCAACGACGAGGCGCTGCGGCAGCTGGAGGCCGAGCTGGGCGCCGCGCGGCCCGGCCTGCGCGTGGTGCGCGTGCCCGCCGACCTGGGCGCCGAGGCCGGCTTGCAGCAGCTTCTCGGCACCCTGCGCGAGCTCCCCAGGCCCGAGGGGCTGCAGCGAGTGCTGCTCATCAACAACGTGG GCAGTCTTGGGGATGTGTCCAAAGGCTTCGTGGACCTAGCCGACTCAACTGAAATGAACAACTACTGGGCTCTGAACCTGACCTCCATGCTCTGCCTGACTTCTGGCATCCTGAAGGCCTTCCCGGACAGTCCTGGTCTCAGCAGGACCGTGGTTAACATCTCATCCCTCTGTGCCCTGCAGCCCTTCAAGGGCTGGACCCTGTACTGTGCAGGGAAGGCTGCCCGTAACATGATGTTCCGGGTCCTGGCCGCAGAAGAACCAACGGTGAGGGTGCTGAGCTATGCCCCAG GTCcactggacacagacatgcagcAGTTGGCTCGGGAGACCTCCATGGACCCAGAGTTGAGAAAAAGGCTGCAGGAGTTGAAGACAAAGGGCGAGCTGGTGGATTGCAGGCTGTCAGCCCAGAAACTGCTAAGCTTGCTGCAAAAGGACGTGTTCAAGTCTGGAGCCCATGTTGACTTCTACGATAAATAA